The Syntrophotalea acetylenivorans genome contains the following window.
GATCCTGGTAAAGGCCGAATTCAAATTTGGTATCGGCGATGATGATACCCTTGGCAGCCAACTCTTCCCGAGCGCGCAGATAGATGGCCAGGCTGGTTTCCTTGGCTTGCTGAGCCAATCCCGGTGCGCACAACTCCACGGCTTTGTCAAAGGAGATGTTCTCGTCGTGGGCGCCCAACTCGGCTTTGGTCGAAGGGGTAAAGATCGGTTCGGGAAGCTGCTGGCTCTCCTGCAGACCGGCGGGCAAGGGAATGCCGCAGACGCTGCCCTGGCGGCCGTATTCCTTCCAGCCGGAGCCGGTGATATAGCCGCGTACGATACACTCGATGGGCAGAGGCGCGGCCTTTTTGACCAGCATGCTGCGCCCTTCGAGTTGTTCCCGGTACTTGTGGGTCTCCGCCGGGAAATCGTTCACCTCGGTGGCTACCAGGTGATTAGGCACGATATCGGTCATGCGCTCAAACCAGAACTTGGAGATCTGGGTCAGCACGAATCCTTTATCGGGAATACCTTCGTTCATTACCACGTCGAACGCGGAAATACGGTCGCTGGTGACGATCAACAGGTGTTCGCCGAGGTCGTAGATGTCGCGGACCTTGCCGCGGTTGACCAGTTTCAGGTCGCTACAGTCGCTTTGCAATACGATGGGTGTCATGATGCCAGTTCTTCTTCCTTAAGTGAGTTTTGCAGGGCCGGATGAACATCGATATCGGCCTCTTTGCGGAGTTCTTTAATGCGGGTTTCGAGCAGGTTTTCTTTTTTGCGGGCGAGCAAAATCTTTTCCAGCTCGGTGCGATTTTCAGCGTCCAGTTTAGCCATATCGGCCTGCTGATGGGCCTTGAAGGCAACAACCACAAACTTACCGGCCACCTCGAAAACCTTATCGGCAGCGGGCTTTTCTTTAGTCAGGTCAAAGGCCACCTCGGCCACCTCGGCAGCGCTGCCGATGCGTGGCACAAAGGTTCCGTAGGAGCGGGAAAAGAAATCGGTCTCCTCAACCTTCTGTTTAAGCTTACGGGCCGCAGAGGACAAAGATTTTCCATCCTGTACGTCCGCCAGCAGTTTCTCTGCAGTTTGACGAGCCAGACCATGACTCTGCTGACGGCGATAAGCCGCTTCGACAGCAGCCCGCACCTTTGCCAGTTCGGCCACATGGCTGGGGTGACGTTCCTTAAGGGCAGGCAAATAGATGGCGTCGGCCAGAGTCACCGGCCGGCCCAGTTCATTTTCTTTGAGCTTAAAGGCCGCACTGTTGAGTTCAGGTGCTTTGCCGATGCCGGGTATTGACGATCCCTGTTCAAAAGCCCCGGTCGTCTTCACAGTCAGGCCGTTAGCCTCAGCCGCTGCAACGAGATCACCGCTCTTGCGATGAATATTATAGGCGTCCATGGCCTT
Protein-coding sequences here:
- a CDS encoding phosphoribosylaminoimidazolesuccinocarboxamide synthase gives rise to the protein MTPIVLQSDCSDLKLVNRGKVRDIYDLGEHLLIVTSDRISAFDVVMNEGIPDKGFVLTQISKFWFERMTDIVPNHLVATEVNDFPAETHKYREQLEGRSMLVKKAAPLPIECIVRGYITGSGWKEYGRQGSVCGIPLPAGLQESQQLPEPIFTPSTKAELGAHDENISFDKAVELCAPGLAQQAKETSLAIYLRAREELAAKGIIIADTKFEFGLYQDQLIWIDEALTPDSSRFWPRDLYSPGGSQPSFDKQFLRDYLETLDWNKQAPAPTLPAEIVRKTSEKYLEAMERVTGIKS